A single region of the Malaclemys terrapin pileata isolate rMalTer1 chromosome 4, rMalTer1.hap1, whole genome shotgun sequence genome encodes:
- the LIN52 gene encoding protein lin-52 homolog isoform X2: protein MAAPAEGTDLEASLLSFEKLDRASPDLWPEQLPGVAEFAASFKSPITNSPPKWMAELENDDIDMLKELGSLTTANLMEKVRGLQNLAYQLGLDESPVFCLPTSVCLAEKSLFISFQPCLKPLSPLLCLLFNTEFTVLFVQKRLYCML, encoded by the exons ATGGCTGCTCCTGCGGAAG GAACCGACCTGGAAGCCTCCCTGTTGAGCTTTGAGAAGCTGGACCGAGCATCCCCAGACTTGTGGCCGGAGCAGC TACCAGGTGTTGCTGAATTTGCTGCTTCCTTCAAAAGT CCTATCACCAATTCTCCTCCCAAATGGATGGCTGAACTAGAAAATGATGATATTGATATGTTAAAGG agCTGGGGAGCCTTACCACAGCAAACCTAATGGAAAAGGTTCGAGGCCTGCAGAACCTGGCTTATCAGCTAGGGCTGGATGAAT CTCCTGTTTTCTGCCTCCCTACATCTGTCTGCCTCGCGGAGAAGTCACTCTTCATCTCATTTCAGCCTTGCCTGAAACCTCTTTCTCCCTTACTCTGTTTATTATTTAACACTGAGTTTACAGTACTTTTTGTGCAGAAAAGATTGTATTGTATGTTGTAA